The genomic interval CGAGCCCGCGGGCAAGGCGCCGCCGTTCAAGGGGTTCATGCTGTTGCCCACGACCCCTACTGTAGTAAAGACAAAGGTGGTGACCAGAAACGCCAGCAGCAGCGCTTCCCCCACCTGGCGAAGCCACTCTTTGAAGAGATAATCCCAGAAGTTGCGCACGGCTTTGAGTATACACAGCTCATCGGGGTTGTGGTTGGGGGTCTTGGAACAAGGCGCGCGCAGCCCGCCGCCCTGCCTCCACGATCTCCTCAATACGGCCAAACTGCTCAATCCCCACGCCCCCCAGCTCTGGCCGCAGGTACTTCTCCGGCGGATACAACGCCCGACGGACGGCGGTGAGGTGGTTTTGCATGATATCCACCGAGCGGCGAATCTGGCCGATGGCGGTTCGGGGCACCCCGGGCAGGGCGATCTCGGGGGTAACGTCTACCGCCAACACGCGGGTGGCTTTCAAGAAGCGGGCCGCATCCACCGGAAGGTTATCGAGCACCCCCCCGTCCACGTAGGTCCGGCCTTCGAAGACCACGGGGCTAAAAAGACCTGGATAAGCCGAAGACGCCAACACCGCCCCGCGCAGATCCCCCTCAAAGAAGTAGGCCAACCGCCCCGCCTCGAGGTCGGTAGCGGTCACGATTAGGCGGTGCCGAAGGCCCGCAAAGGTCTCCGGGAGATAAACCGCCAGCAGCTCGCGCATGCGCCGCTCGGAGATGAGCCCGGTGGTACGGGGGTTGAGGCTCAACAGGCGCAGCCAAGGGGTGTGCCGGGCGATTTCGAGGATCTCCCCTGCGCTCTTCCCCGCCGCCCATAAGGCCCCGATGATGGCTCCCATGCTGGTCCCGGCCACCACTTCAGCCTCAAAACCGTTGGCCTCGAGCACCTCCAAGACTCCGATATGGGCCAGCCCCCGGGCCCCACCCCCCGACAACACCACAGCCTGCACGCTAATAAATTACCTCACGCCGGTTTGTTTTCGCTCGGCCTCATGCCCCGGCGGATCCGGCGCGGTTTGTCGGTCAAAATTTTTCCGCTGGGATGACTCTAAACGGTATAGTGAGGGGGTGGGTTTACCGGGGACAACCCTGCTCGGACGCTACCGGGTGATCCGGCCCATCGCTCGTGGCGCAGTAGCGACGGTCTACTTAGCCTTTGACGAGCATGGCCAACCCTATGCGCTCAAGCTCTTCCCCAAAGGGCGCGAGTCCCGCGCCGACCGGGAGTGGAAGGTGGGACGGGCGCTCGAGCACCCCCGTATCAACCCAGTGCTGCAACGCCTCGATCTGAGCAAAGAGGAGACCGGCGATGTCGAGGGCCCCGCGGTCCTGCTGGCCTTTGCTCCCGGCGAGCGCTTTTCCGAGTGGCGCAGCCACTACCCTCATGGTACCCTTTCGGTTTTCGAGGCCCTGCTCGAGGCGCTGGCCTACATGCACGAACAGGGCTTCGTCCACCGCGACGTAAAACCGGAAAATTTGGTAGTGGACGGCACCGGGCAGGCCCGTCTGATAGATTTCGACCTTTCTGGCCCCATCGGGGAACGCTTCTCCAAGCCGATCCGCCTAGGCACCCTAGCGTATATCGCCCCCGAGCAGGTGCGCGGCCAACCCCCCGGCCCTCCGGCGGACCTCTACTCGGCAGGAGTGCTGCTGTACTGGGCGCTCTCGGGTGAACTCCCCTTCACCGGAACTCCCGAAGAGGTGCTCGAGGCCCATCTGCACGAAAGCACCCCCTTTTTGGAGAATACCGATCCTTGGATGCGGCGCTTTATGGAGCGGTTGTTGGCTAAAGACCCAGCGGAGCGCTTCCAGGTGGGAAAAGAGGCGCTCGAGGCCTTCAGGGCGCTGCTCAGGATATAAAGCCCTGGTAATTTGATTTTTGGGGCATGCTGCCCTCGCGTCCCACGTCATACGTCGTACGCCAAGCGTACTGCCCAGTAGGCAAATCTCGTTACCAAACCACTGGTGCGGTAGCGTTGCAGATTTTGTATAAGCCCACCTAAGCAAAAGGGGGTACCTGTAAGAGAGACGGGAGGTACCCCATGCCCGAGTTTAGCATTGACCGAAGCTGGCTGGATGAGGTCGTCAGGGAAGTGGTCAAGCAGGTGCTGGAAACGGTGATGGAGTTGGAGCGCGAGGTCTTCCTGGCGGAGGAGGGTGGAACGAAGAACGGGTACTACGAGCGCGGTCTGGTCACCAAGCACGGTCCGGTGCGCCTGCGGGTGCCCAGGGAGCGGGATGGCCGCTTCCACATCGCCCTGTTCGCTCCCTACCAAAGCCGGACGGCTGCTTTCCCCCGAAGGGGGAAACACCGAGAAGACCTTGAGGCGCTTGCCCTAGCCATGTATGCCGCCGGCATCTCCACGCGAAAGGTGGGCGAGGTCCTGGGGCATCTCTTGGGGGAGACCTACAGCGCCAGCACCATAAGCCGCATGGCAGAGGAGGCGCTGCCCAGGCTAGAAGCTTTCAGGGAGCGCCCGCTCAGGCAGCGTTACGCCTTCGTCTACCTGGATGCCCTGTTCGTCAAGGTCTTCCGGGAGAGGGAAGGTGTAGCTACCGCTGCTTTCCCCCGAAGGGGGAAACACCGAGGGGCTGCTTACCTGGCCCTGGGGATCACCCAGGAAGGCCACCGGGAGGTCCTGGGTTTCTGGCTTCTGCCCACGGAGTCGGGCACGGGCTGGGGCGACCTGCTCCTTGAGCTCAAGGAGCGGGGGGGTGGAGGAGGTGTTGCTTTTCATCACCGACGAGCTGCCGGAGATGGAGACCGCCATCAAGCAGCTCTGCACCGTGCACAAGGTGCGTTCCACCCTGCGGCGGGTGCGCAAGAGGGATCAGGACGCGGCGCTTCCGGACCTCTTGTCCGTCATCCGGGCTTCCGATCGGAACCAGGCCTTGAGGGCGCTGGAGGCCTTCAAGGGTCGCTGGGCAGATAAGTACCCTCAGGTGGTGGCCGGTTGGATGCAGCACTCTGCAGCGCTCTACGCTTCTTCGAGTACCCGAGGGCCCTGCAGCCGGTGATCAAGAACACCCACCTGCTTGAGCGGAGGATCAAGGAGGTGAAGAGGGCTACCCGTGCTTTCGTGCAGCGAAACACCTTCCAGACGCGGGACAACACCTTTCCCACGCCCGATGCCGTGCTCAAGGTAATCTACTTCGTGGCCGAGCGCTATGAGGCGCGGTTTCAGGGGAGAAAGCTCCGGGGCTTTCAGCAGGCAGAGGATGAGATCCGTGCTATCTCTGATCTCAGGTACCCCCGGGCTTAGGTGGGGGCGTACACAAAATTCGGGACACTACCACTGGTGCGCCGATAACTCGATTTCCTGCACTGATGTCTCACGTCGTACGCAAAACGCCAAACGCGGCAGGTCATCCTCGGATACCCCTTTGGGCTGTACCTTCGCCCTGGTAGCAGCCGGCCAGGCCGGGGGCCAGGAAAGCTAGATACCCCCTCCCCTGCTAGGAGAGGGTCGCCCATGAAAGGGTATGACGGGGAAGAGGGGCCAATTCGGGAGCGGTATCGTTTGGCGTATGGCATAGGTATAGCAACAAGCTGTCAGCGCCCTAACCTTGAGCTATTTCTCGGTGACGTTAGGAATTAGCCTTTCCCGCTCACGGCCTGGCATGAAAGGATCGGGGATCTCCGGAAGGTGCACGAAGCGGTCCACCGCGTCAATCAACCGCTGTGAAGTTGTCTCCTTGAAGGCTATCACCTCCACCCGGATACCTCTTTCCATCAGCACCTCGATGATATCCACAAAATCTCCATCTCCCGATCCCAGCACCACCACGTCCAGGGTATGCATCAGCCGCACCATGTCGGCGGCGATTCCCATGTCCCAGTTGCCCTCGTAGATGGGCTTGCCCTCGTCGGTGGTCTCCTTGAGGGTAAGGTTCATCCGGCGCACCCGGTAGCCGATGGTGGAGAGCTTGTAGATGAACGGCCAAGCCGAGGTATCCCCCTCCCGTTCAACCACGTAGGCGGTGGCCCGCACCAGTTGCCGCCCGCTTGCCGCGTGTTTCAAGAGGCTTTCGAAGTTGACATTCTTCTCGTAGTAGTCGCGGGCCGAGTGGTAGAGGTTCTGGGTGTCCACGAAAAGGCCCACCCGTTGCAGGGGACTATAGCCGGGCAAAAGCCGGGGGTCAAGCAAATGTTCCGCCATGTTGTAGCTCCTCAAAAAGCATCCCTAAACAAGCCCATTATCCCCGAAATCCGACCCGCCGGGAATGGCTGGGTCATCCGGCGTTCCTCAACCCCGCCGCGACGCCCAGAATCGAGAGCATCAAGGCCCGCTCGAGCCCGGGGCGCTCGGGGTGTTCGGGGGAGGTGGCGCGGTAACGGGCCAGCAGCTCGACCTGTACATGGCTGATGGGGTCGACGTAGGGATTGCGCAGCTCGGTCTGGCGGGCCAGGACCGGGCGGTTGTACAATAGCGGCCCCTGGAAAGTCTCTTCCAGCAGCGCCACGCTTCGCTCGAAGGCTTGGGCGATGGGAGGGAAGAACGACTCCGCCAGTTCGGGCGGGACGAGGCGTAAATACTCGCGGGCGATGCCCAGGTCAGCCTTGGCCAGGGCCTCGGCGGCAGCCTCGAGGGTGCTTCTGAAAAATGGCCATCCCTGGTACATCTCCCGGCGCAGCTCAAGGGGAATCTGGATCAACCCGGCGTCAAGCCCATACCAACCGGGTAACAACAGCCGCACCTGGGTCCAGCTCATCACCCAAGGGATGGCCCGCAGGTCGGTGATCTCCCGCACCCGCCCGGAACGATACACGGGCCTCGAGGCAATGTTAAGCGCCCCGATCTCGCGGATAGGGGTAAAGGCTTCATAAAACTCGAAGAAGCGCGGCCGGGCAAGTAGGGCCCGGTATGCCTGCTCGGACTCACGCGCAGCGCATCCGAGGGCCTCCTCCCATTCCGAGGGCAGCGCGTTTTTCTCCCCATACGCATCCCGCGCAGCGGCCAAGCCCATGTAGTAAAGCATCTGCTCGAGGTTGCGGTAGGCGAGCTCGGGGTGCTGATAGCGATCAGCCAAAGCCTCTCCTTGCTCGGTGATGCGCATCCGGGTGCCCACCGTGCCGGGCGGCAAGCTGGCGATAGCTCGGCCCGCGCTGCCCCCGCCGCGCGCGGTGGAGGTGCCGCGCCCGTGGAAGAAATACACCCGCACCCCGTGTCCCTGAGCCACCTGGGCTATCTGTTCCTGCGCCCGGTACAAAGCCCAGTTGGCCGAGAGGAAGCCGGCGTCTTTGTTGGAATCGGAGTACCCGATCATCACCTCCATCCCTCCACGCCCCCGTACATGGGCCTGAAAGATCGGGTTGTCCAACAGCTCCGCGACCACCCGGGGGGCAGCCTCGAGATCGCGCAAAGTTTCAAACAGCGGCACCACGTCGAACGGCAAGGGACGCCCCGGGCGATACAGCCCCACCTCACGGGCCAGAAGGAACACCTCCAGCAAGTCGCTCGGATGGTGCGTCATGCTCACCACGTAGGCCCCTCGAGCCTGCCAGCGGTGCAGCGCGCCTAGGGCTACCCCCAGCGCCCGGCTTTGCGGGCGGTAACCAACCGGAGCCAAAGGGCGGGGCGAGCTCAGCTCCTCGGTGAGCAGGGCCTCGCGCTCCTTTGGGCTGAGTTCGAGGTAGTCCTCCCGCACCCCAGCCGCCTTGAGGAGCTCGGCCACCGCCTCGGCGTGCTGGCGCGACTCCTCCCGCAAATCCAAGGCCACCAGGTCCAGCCCGTAGGCCTCGGCGCACAAGCGGACGGGCTTGACCAGAACCCGCGCGACCCTTTGCAACCCCAGCTGGGCCAACCCGGCCTCGATGGTGCGCAAATCGGCCACCAGCTCTCTCCCGGTGGCGTAGCCCGTCCCAACCTGCTCTCCCAAGAGCGCGCGCAGCTTGTGACGGAGGATCATCAGATAGCGCCGGTAGGGCTCTGCCGCAAAGCGGTCGGGCAGGGGCAGTTTTTTGAAAGCCTCCTCGGTGGCCAGGCGGATCTCGCGCGGGGTGGGCAGGCGGTCCTCACCGAGGGAGAGGGCACGGATTAGCCCGTCTACTTCTTCCACAAATTGCCGCAGCACCAGCTCCCGGGCATAGTGCTGGGCCCACTGGGTGACCTCGGGGGTGACGTTGGGGTTGCCGTCGCGGTCACCGCCGATCCAGCTGCGGAAGGCCAAAGGGGGCGAAAGGTCGGGCCGAATCCCGTAGTGGGCCTCCACCGCCTGCTCGAGCCCCTCCACCAACCGAGGGAGAACCGTCCAGAGGGCGCGGGGCAGGTAGAAAAGCCCCCCTTTTACCTCGTCCTCTACGCTCACGCGGGCACGGCGCAGCTCGAGCGTACCCCACAGGAGCAAAGTGTGAACCTCGATGGCCTCCAAGCTGGCCTCGGGGCGGCCCTCTTCGTAGGCCTCCAACCACCTCTCGATCTCCCCCAGGTGATAGCGCACCGTACGACGGCGAGTTTCGGTGGGGTGGGCGGTAAAGGTAAGGTGCAGCCGCAGTTCGGAGAGTACCTTCACCACCTGTTCGTAGCTGAGCCCTTGGGCTTTGAACGCTCCCACCAGGGCCAAAAACGACTCCGAGCGCGGCGAGTTCGGGGTGGAGGCGGCTTCACGGGCCCGGTTGACCCGCACCCGCTGCCGCTCCTCGGCCAGGTTGACCAGGTGGAAGTACGTGGAGAAAGCCCGCACCAACCCCTCGGCCTCGCTCAGGGAGGCCCCCCGGATGAGGTGCAGCATCTTCTCGTGGGCTTCGGCGTCACCAGGGTTCTGCCGCAGGTGTTTGCTCAGGGCCCGCACCTCTTCCTCAAGCCGATACAGGCGCTCGCCAGAAAGGGCCTTGATGGCCTGGCCCAAAGCCCGGCCCAAAAGGTCTACTTCGCGCTTGAGCTGGTCGTAGAGGGGATCCGAAACCATTTAGAGAGAGTCTCGAGGGTCCGCGGGAAAGAGTCAAGGGAGGCTCCAACGCTTTAGAACAGCTCGAGCTCCCCTCTAAACACCCGCCCTACCGGCTTCCCGGCTTCCCACAGGGTCAAATCCGCCGGGGCTTGCGCGCGGATCTGGCCGTGTTCGGGCCAGCCCGCCGCCAGGGCCGCACCGCGGGTGAACGCCCACAGGGCCTGGGCCTCGCCTAAGGATTGCGCCGGGGCGATAGGGTGGGATAGCGCCGCCTGAAGGCCCCCCAGCACGTCCGGCGGAGCGACCGGGGCGTCGGAGCCAAAAGCCAGGGGCAGGCCGGTGTTCCATAGGTCACGCAGGCGGAAGGCTTCGTGTTCGCGGCCAGGCTGGTGCTGGCGGACGAGGGCGGCGTCCTCGAGCGCGTGGATCGGCTGCATAGAGACAGCCATCGGCAAGCCTCTAAAGGAGGGCAAATCGGCATCCTGCACGTGTTGGGCGTGTTCCATCCGCAACGGGCGGCGCGGATGAAGCTGAGCCAGCTCGCCAAACACCGCCAATACCCCCCGCACCGCCCGGGTCCCGATGGCGTGCACCGCCAGCCCAAACCCCGCCGAAAGCGCAGCCCTTCCCTCCTCCCGGATGAACTCGAGGTCGTCGAGCGGCATGCCAAAGGAGCCGTCCGGGTAGGGTTCGAGCATCCAAGCGGTGCGGCTGCCCAGCGCTCCATCGGCGAAGAACTTGACCGCCGCGACCTCCAAGGCATCTCCTCGCCATCTCGGCTCGGCTTCCCGCCAGCCCTCCTTGTCCAGCGCCCACCATAACCGCACCGGAAGCTCCCCCCTGCGAGCCAGTTCCTCGGCGAAGGCCAGCGGGCACCAGCCCAGGTGGTGCGCGGCGGTGTAGCCCCGCCGAGCCAGATCCGTAAGCCCCAAAGCCAGCTCCTGGACGGTGGGTCCGGGCAACACGGCATGGACCAGGTCGGTAGCCCGCTCGAGCAGGCACCCCGTAGGCTCACCCGCCGCGTCGCGAAGGATCACCCCGCCCTTGGGGTCGGCGGTGGTGGAAGTGATGCGGGCTTGCTCGAGGGCCCGCGAGTTGACCCAGCCCGAGTGGAGATCCCGGCTTTGCAAGAACACCGGGTGATGGGGCGCTGCCCGGTCGAGCAAGGCCTTATCGGGGTAAGCGTCAAACAGGTACCCCGCCCCACGAATCCAGCTCCCTGCGGGAAGCTCCCTGGAGCGCTCGGCGACCCGTGCCGCGACCTCTTCAGGGTGGTGCAGCCCCGACAGGTCGAGCGTGGAAAGCTGCCGCCCCCAAAGCACCGGGTGGATGTGGGCATCGTGTAGCCCAGGGGTAACCCGCTGCACGCGAAAACGCCTCGCCGCAGGATAGCGCGCCTGCAAATCCTCCGCCGGCCCCAAGTCGGCGATGCGACTTCCCTCGAGGTACACCGCCCCGGCTCGAGCAGGGTCGGCCATGGTCAGTATTTCACCCAGGATGAGCATGCTTACATACTACCGTCGAGCGCCAAAGGGTACGGCTATACTTTCCTCATGGCGAAGCGCCGCTACCTCTACCGCGGGCGCATCCTGAACCTGGCGCTCGAGGACGAAAAATACGAAATCGTCGAACACCAGCACGCCGTCTGTGTAATGGCCGAGCGGGAGGGAAAGCTCCTCTTCGTGCGACAATACCGCCCCGCCGTGGCGAGCGAGACCTTGGAGATCCCCGCCGGGCTCATCGAAGACGGCGAGGAGCCCGCTGCGGCGGCCCGGCGGGAGCTAGCCGAGGAGACCCAGCTCGAAGGCGACCTCGAGTACCTCACCGCCTTTTACGTCTCCCCCGGTTTTTGCGACGAAAAATTGCACCTCTTTCGGGCCACCAACCTACGCCACGCCCACGGCACCCCCGACGATGACGAGCACATCACCGTAGAGTGGCTCGAGCCTCGGCGGGTGCTCCAGCAAGCGCGCGAAGGTAAGGTGCAGATCTCCGCTTCGGCCATGGCCGGTATCCTTTGGTATCTGGCGTATGTTGCTCGTTAACGACCCCGCCGACGCACCCCCTGGCCCCAAAGTGGTGGCGATCGGGAGTTTTGACGGGCTACACCTGGGCCACCAACACCTCCTGCGGCAGGCTTTGCAGGAGGCCAAGGCCCTGCACATGCCGCTTTTGGTCTACACCTTTGACCCCCCCAGCAAAGTCTTTATGAAGGGTGAGGGCTTCCTGAGCGACCTTACCGAAAAGACCGAGCTATTGCGCGAGCTGGGGGTAGAAATCGCCCTCATCGTCCCGTTCAACGAAACCTTTGCCCAGCGCAGCAAGGAAGAGTTTTTGGAGGATCTGCGCGGCCTCGAGGCCCAGGAGATCTACGTCGGCGAGGACTTCCGCTTTGGGAAGGGGCGAAGTGGGGGGCTCGAGGATTTGCAAGCGGTGGCCCCTACCAAGATCCTGCCGCTGTTGGAGCTTTTCGACAGCCCGGTCAAGTCCAGCCGGATTCGCGATTTGCTGCGAGAGGGAAAAGTCGAGGAAGTAGGGCCGCTCCTGGGGCGGCCCTACGCGGCCCGGGGCATCGTGGTCGAGGGGGACCGGCGGGGGCGCATGCTGGGCTACCCCACCGCCAACCTCGAGGTCGCCCCCGGCAAGGTGCTGCCCCGGGGCGTTTTCGCGGTGCGGGCGCGAACCGCCCAGGGCACTTATGGCGGCGTGGCCAACATCGGCCATCGGCCTACAGTAGACGGGCGCGGGCTGCGCTTCGAGGTGCACCTATTTGGCTTCCATGGCGACCTCTACGGCGAGGACATGAAGGTGGAGTTCATCAAAAAGATCCGCGACGAGAAAAAGTTCTCCGGGCTGGAAGAATTAAAAGCCCAGATCGAGCGCGACGCGGAGGAAGCCCGGAGCTACCTAGGAGTTTAGGCCCGCGACGGCGCTATTTTTCCACCTCCACCTGCCTGGGCCACACCCACTCCACCTCCTCGAGCGCCCCATCGAAGCGCAGCAGGGCAGCCACCCGCGCCCGCGAGTACACCCGGTGGGGATCGCGGGGGATGAAGGCCGTGACCACATCCACCCAGCGGGGGTTTTTGTACTCGAGCACCACGTGTAAGGGCAGCCTGAGCCGGGGGGGGATCACCATATAGCCCAGCACCAACATCCGCTCATCCTCGGCGTAGACCGCCAGTTCACGGCCCCACTCCACCGCCCTCAGCACGTCCAGCTCGGTAAAACCCTCCTGGAGCATGTGCTTGGCGACGTGCGGGCCGAGGCGGTAGCGGCCTTCTTTGAGGTGGGGAAGCAACTCCTCGAGTCTACGAATCCTGCGCTTCACCTTTTCCTCCCCGCTATCGCTGCGAAACAGCTTCTCTCGGCTGTTGCTGCGAAAACACCACCTGCTTGGGCCGCTTAAGTTTCGCGCCGCCCTAAAAGGCGGCGGGGGTTTCGCGGTTATCTGAATTATACGGGATGATCCACGAAAAAAGGTGTCCGATATCGCCTATGGGTGTGTCCTGAAAATAGGCAAACAGCCTAAACTGTTGGAATGAGCGAAATACGGGAACGGATGCATCAGTTGGTGGATGAGTACGAGCGGCTGGGAGAGGGGAAGAATATAGCCGAGCAGGAGTTGCTGGTGATTGAGTTTGGCAAACAGATCCAGCGGCTGATGATGCAGGAGATGGTGGAAAAGGGAGAGCGGGGTACAGGAAGCGGAGGAGAGGGCAAAGGGGTCAAAAAAAAACGTGCGGAGGATGCGGGAAGGAGCTGAGGGGTAGCCGAAGCCATCGGGTGAAGGTAGGGAGCCTGTGGGGAGAGGTGGAGGTGCAGCGGTATCGGTATCGCTGCGGGTGTGGTCATCAGGGCCAGGGGTATCGCGACGAGAGCCTGGATGAGAGCGGCTACTTGCCGGAGTGCCTCCGGCGTATACATGGGACGACCC from Meiothermus sp. Pnk-1 carries:
- a CDS encoding patatin-like phospholipase family protein; amino-acid sequence: MQAVVLSGGGARGLAHIGVLEVLEANGFEAEVVAGTSMGAIIGALWAAGKSAGEILEIARHTPWLRLLSLNPRTTGLISERRMRELLAVYLPETFAGLRHRLIVTATDLEAGRLAYFFEGDLRGAVLASSAYPGLFSPVVFEGRTYVDGGVLDNLPVDAARFLKATRVLAVDVTPEIALPGVPRTAIGQIRRSVDIMQNHLTAVRRALYPPEKYLRPELGGVGIEQFGRIEEIVEAGRRAARALFQDPQPQPR
- a CDS encoding serine/threonine-protein kinase is translated as MGLPGTTLLGRYRVIRPIARGAVATVYLAFDEHGQPYALKLFPKGRESRADREWKVGRALEHPRINPVLQRLDLSKEETGDVEGPAVLLAFAPGERFSEWRSHYPHGTLSVFEALLEALAYMHEQGFVHRDVKPENLVVDGTGQARLIDFDLSGPIGERFSKPIRLGTLAYIAPEQVRGQPPGPPADLYSAGVLLYWALSGELPFTGTPEEVLEAHLHESTPFLENTDPWMRRFMERLLAKDPAERFQVGKEALEAFRALLRI
- a CDS encoding NYN domain-containing protein, with product MAEHLLDPRLLPGYSPLQRVGLFVDTQNLYHSARDYYEKNVNFESLLKHAASGRQLVRATAYVVEREGDTSAWPFIYKLSTIGYRVRRMNLTLKETTDEGKPIYEGNWDMGIAADMVRLMHTLDVVVLGSGDGDFVDIIEVLMERGIRVEVIAFKETTSQRLIDAVDRFVHLPEIPDPFMPGRERERLIPNVTEK
- a CDS encoding phosphoenolpyruvate carboxylase, with protein sequence MVSDPLYDQLKREVDLLGRALGQAIKALSGERLYRLEEEVRALSKHLRQNPGDAEAHEKMLHLIRGASLSEAEGLVRAFSTYFHLVNLAEERQRVRVNRAREAASTPNSPRSESFLALVGAFKAQGLSYEQVVKVLSELRLHLTFTAHPTETRRRTVRYHLGEIERWLEAYEEGRPEASLEAIEVHTLLLWGTLELRRARVSVEDEVKGGLFYLPRALWTVLPRLVEGLEQAVEAHYGIRPDLSPPLAFRSWIGGDRDGNPNVTPEVTQWAQHYARELVLRQFVEEVDGLIRALSLGEDRLPTPREIRLATEEAFKKLPLPDRFAAEPYRRYLMILRHKLRALLGEQVGTGYATGRELVADLRTIEAGLAQLGLQRVARVLVKPVRLCAEAYGLDLVALDLREESRQHAEAVAELLKAAGVREDYLELSPKEREALLTEELSSPRPLAPVGYRPQSRALGVALGALHRWQARGAYVVSMTHHPSDLLEVFLLAREVGLYRPGRPLPFDVVPLFETLRDLEAAPRVVAELLDNPIFQAHVRGRGGMEVMIGYSDSNKDAGFLSANWALYRAQEQIAQVAQGHGVRVYFFHGRGTSTARGGGSAGRAIASLPPGTVGTRMRITEQGEALADRYQHPELAYRNLEQMLYYMGLAAARDAYGEKNALPSEWEEALGCAARESEQAYRALLARPRFFEFYEAFTPIREIGALNIASRPVYRSGRVREITDLRAIPWVMSWTQVRLLLPGWYGLDAGLIQIPLELRREMYQGWPFFRSTLEAAAEALAKADLGIAREYLRLVPPELAESFFPPIAQAFERSVALLEETFQGPLLYNRPVLARQTELRNPYVDPISHVQVELLARYRATSPEHPERPGLERALMLSILGVAAGLRNAG
- a CDS encoding amidohydrolase, translated to MLILGEILTMADPARAGAVYLEGSRIADLGPAEDLQARYPAARRFRVQRVTPGLHDAHIHPVLWGRQLSTLDLSGLHHPEEVAARVAERSRELPAGSWIRGAGYLFDAYPDKALLDRAAPHHPVFLQSRDLHSGWVNSRALEQARITSTTADPKGGVILRDAAGEPTGCLLERATDLVHAVLPGPTVQELALGLTDLARRGYTAAHHLGWCPLAFAEELARRGELPVRLWWALDKEGWREAEPRWRGDALEVAAVKFFADGALGSRTAWMLEPYPDGSFGMPLDDLEFIREEGRAALSAGFGLAVHAIGTRAVRGVLAVFGELAQLHPRRPLRMEHAQHVQDADLPSFRGLPMAVSMQPIHALEDAALVRQHQPGREHEAFRLRDLWNTGLPLAFGSDAPVAPPDVLGGLQAALSHPIAPAQSLGEAQALWAFTRGAALAAGWPEHGQIRAQAPADLTLWEAGKPVGRVFRGELELF
- a CDS encoding NUDIX domain-containing protein, with protein sequence MAKRRYLYRGRILNLALEDEKYEIVEHQHAVCVMAEREGKLLFVRQYRPAVASETLEIPAGLIEDGEEPAAAARRELAEETQLEGDLEYLTAFYVSPGFCDEKLHLFRATNLRHAHGTPDDDEHITVEWLEPRRVLQQAREGKVQISASAMAGILWYLAYVAR
- the ribF gene encoding riboflavin biosynthesis protein RibF, which translates into the protein MLLVNDPADAPPGPKVVAIGSFDGLHLGHQHLLRQALQEAKALHMPLLVYTFDPPSKVFMKGEGFLSDLTEKTELLRELGVEIALIVPFNETFAQRSKEEFLEDLRGLEAQEIYVGEDFRFGKGRSGGLEDLQAVAPTKILPLLELFDSPVKSSRIRDLLREGKVEEVGPLLGRPYAARGIVVEGDRRGRMLGYPTANLEVAPGKVLPRGVFAVRARTAQGTYGGVANIGHRPTVDGRGLRFEVHLFGFHGDLYGEDMKVEFIKKIRDEKKFSGLEELKAQIERDAEEARSYLGV
- a CDS encoding DUF4258 domain-containing protein codes for the protein MKRRIRRLEELLPHLKEGRYRLGPHVAKHMLQEGFTELDVLRAVEWGRELAVYAEDERMLVLGYMVIPPRLRLPLHVVLEYKNPRWVDVVTAFIPRDPHRVYSRARVAALLRFDGALEEVEWVWPRQVEVEK